A window of the Pungitius pungitius chromosome 3, fPunPun2.1, whole genome shotgun sequence genome harbors these coding sequences:
- the pld3 gene encoding 5'-3' exonuclease PLD3, with protein sequence MKMDVSYNQLVEVERRQEANRKAQMNSRCVIAMFAVAMVLLASMALYILFTPRVSSSHPAPSSSLPLPRGESCSDPCKVVLLESIPEGLEFNSSTAHPTIFQAWLNLMGEARSSIDIASFYWTLTNKDTGTDEPTANQGETVLKTLAEVSGKVSVRIAVNTPQGSQPQGDLALLRDSGADIRTVNMRELTSGVLHTKFWVVDKRHIYIGSANMDWRSLTQVKELGVVVYNCSCLATDLDKIFEAYWLLGHSQSVPSPWPSSFATLYNKDTPLQLSLNSTPSSVYLSSSPPSFCAAGRTADLQSILSVMEDAESFIYIAVMNYLPTMEFSSPKRYWADIDTTLRRVAYEKRVTVRLLISCWGSTKPVMFSFLKSLASVYDPKSRLDIQVRLFVVPTSPKQKEIPFARVNHNKYMVTDKIAYIGTSNWSGDYFVSTAGSALVVNQTASQAPEPTLQSQLRAVFERDWDSDYSAPLTQHSNHRVLC encoded by the exons ATGAAGATGGACGTCTCTTACAACCAG CTAGTGGAAGTGGAGAGGAGACAAGAAGCCAATAGGAAAGCACAAATG aACTCCAGGTGTGTGATAGCTATGTTTGCTGTGGCGATGGTGTTGCTGGCCTCTATGGCCCTCTACATCCTCTTCACACCGAGGGTCTCCTCCTCCCATCCAGCTCCGAGCAGCAGCCTCCCTCTGCCACGGGGGGAGTCCTGCTCAGACCCCTGCaa GGTTGTTTTGTTGGAGAGCATCCCTGAAGGTCTGGAGTTCAACTCCAGCACCGCTCACCCCACCATCTTCCAGGCCTGGCTCAATCTGATGGGCGAGGCCCGCAGCAGTATCGACATTGCCTCCTTCTATTGGACGCTCACTAATAAAGACACAGGCACTGACGAGCCAACAGCCAATCAg GGTGAGACGGTTCTGAAGACACTGGCCGAGGTCTCCGGGAAGGTGTCTGTTCGTATTGCAGTGAACACGCCACAGGGGAGTCAACCGCAGGGAGACCTCGCACTGCTCAGAGACTCAG GAGCTGATATCAGGACGGTCAACATGAGAGAACTCACCTCAGGCGTCCTTCACACAAAGTTCTGGGTCGTGGACAAGAGACACATTTATATCGGCAGCGCCAACATGGACTGGAGGTCCCTCACACAG gtgaaggagctcGGCGTCGTGGTCTACAACTGCAGCTGCCTGGCTACGGACCTGGATAAGATCTTTGAGGCCTATTGGCTCTTGGGGCACAGCCAGTCCGTCCCGTCGCCTTGGCCCAGCAGCTTCGCCACCCTCTACAACAAAGACACGCCCCTCCAGCTGTCGCTCAACAGCACGCCGTCCAGCGTCTACCTGTCG AGTTCCCCTCCGTCCTTCTGTGCAGCCGGCAGGACTGCCGACCTTCAGTCCATCCTCAGTGTGATGGAGGACGCAGAGAGCTTCATTTACATCGCCGTCATGAACTACCTGCCCACCATGGAGTTCTCCAGTCCTAAAAG gTACTGGGCCGACATCGACACCACACTGAGGCGAGTCGCCTATGAGAAGCGGGTCACGGTGCGGCTGCTGATCAGCTGCTGGGGCAGCACCAAACCGGTCATGTTTTCCTTCCTGAAGTCTCTGGCCTCCGTGTACGACCCAAAGAGCCGACTGGACATCCAGGTG AGGCTGTTTGTCGTGCCGACCAGCCCCAAGCAGAAGGAGATTCCCTTTGCCAGAGTCAACCACAACAAGTACATGGTGACCGATAAGATCGCCTACATAG GGACGTCTAACTGGTCAGGTGACTACTTTGTGAGCACGGCCGGCTCGGCGCTGGTCGTCAACCAGACCGCGTCGCAGGCCCCAGAGCCGACCCTCCAGTCGCAGCTGAGGGCCGTGTTCGAGAGGGACTGGGACTCGGACTACAGCGCCCCTCTCACCCAGCACTCCAACCATAGGGTCTTGTGTTAG